In one Yarrowia lipolytica chromosome 1A, complete sequence genomic region, the following are encoded:
- a CDS encoding uncharacterized protein (Compare to YALI0A13849g, no similarity), which translates to MKLEAHDTPSARHFGYCRSFVRLSHNLLLVKNDQGDERTRLCDKCQWFMKGTTAKKKKVLKQLPGPTKIWSEISKDFGSVEAPKVKEPIP; encoded by the coding sequence ATGAAACTGGAAGCACACGACACACCGTCAGCAAGACATTTTGGATACTGCAGGTCGTTTGTTAGATTGTCCCATAATCTGCTATTGGTCAAGAatgatcaaggagatgagAGAACGAGGTTGTGCGACAAGTGCCAATGGTTCATGAAAGGGACCAcagccaaaaaaaaaaaagttctcaagcagctgccTGGACCTACGAAGATCTGGTCGGAAATTTCGAAGGATTTTGGGTCAGTCGAGGCTCCGAAAGTCAAGGAACCGATTCCATAA
- a CDS encoding uncharacterized protein (Compare to YALI0A14212g, similar to uniprot|Q96WT5 Aspergillus oryzae Maltose permease) codes for MSIKSLSKGSSLDDTCVGISRVATPTNLEKDLSLWETMKIYKKATFWSFVMCCTIIMDGYDGNMVPSFYALPVFQKKFGIQLPNGDWTVEAKWQTAFLVGVPIGRITGAVGVGLLADRFGRKKVTITSLAFMVGVTFVVFFATGKEMLCAGWIISGIIWGVFNTMAPTYVSEVCPIKMRSLLAAAINLSWVAGQFISTGVVTGTSTRTDDWAYRVPLAVQWVFPAILIPTLCFAPESPWWLLRRGEIDKARNALARLADETKIDLDAHLEHMIQTDKEEDKSGTIAECFKGPDLHRTEICSMVYSIQPLSGANIINFFAFFFQLTGVPQDIIFKLTLGLTGLGFLATLLSSVPIARVGRRKIMLTGLFVLTVALFAMGILGCFTSRGTNWATAILLFVWVGTYDLSIGPGAFVIYSESSSVRLRSKTIAIASVISSTVTLVFNVAVPYMLNEAEANMRGLVGFVYGPLCILSLIWVYFRLPELKGLSYMEIDRLFEGKKVAKRWCLGIE; via the coding sequence ATGTCAATCAAGTCGCTCTCAAAGGGCTCCTCGCTGGATGACACTTGTGTCGGCATCTCCCGGGTGGCTACCCCGACCAACCTCGAGAAAGACCTGTCATTATGGGAGACGATGAAGATCTACAAGAAGGCGACATTCTGGAGCTTTGTCATGTGCTGCACCATCATCATGGACGGCTACGATGGAAACATGGTGCCGTCTTTCTACGCGCTTCCCGTGTTCCAGAAAAAGTTCGGCATCCAGCTCCCCAACGGAGACTGGACAGTGGAAGCCAAGTGGCAGACGGCGTTTCTGGTGGGAGTCCCCATTGGCAGAATCACAGGTGCCGTGGGAGTCGGTCTGCTGGCAGACAGATTCGGCAGAAAGAAGGTGACTATCACGTCTCTGGCATTCATGGTGGGAGTGACCTttgttgtgttttttgCCACCGGCAAGGAAATGCTGTGTGCCGGCTGGATCATCAGTGGAATTATCTGGGGCGTTTTCAACACCATGGCCCCGACCTACGTCTCGGAAGTGTGCCCCATCAAAATGCGGAGTCTTTTGGCAGCCGCTATCAACCTGTCCTGGGTCGCCGGACAGTTCATTTCCACCGGAGTCGTCACAGGTACGTCCACCAGAACCGACGACTGGGCATATCGAGTACCGCTAGCAGTGCAATGGGTGTTTCCGGCAATTCTGATTCCCACATTGTGCTTTGCCCCAGAGTCTCCGTGGTGGCTCTTGCGACGGGGAGAGATTGACAAGGCAAGAAACGCACTGGCTAGACTGGCAGACGAGACCAAAATTGACCTCGACGCGCATCTCGAACACATGATCCAgaccgacaaggaggaagacaagTCAGGAACGATAGCCGAGTGCTTCAAGGGTCCAGATCTCCATCGTACCGAAATCTGCTCCATGGTGTACTCCATCCAGCCGCTGTCAGGAGCCAACATTATTAACTTCTtcgccttcttcttccaacTGACAGGAGTGCCCCAAGACATTATCTTCAAACTCACCCTGGGACTTACAGGTTTGGGGTTTTTGGCTACTCTGCTGTCGTCTGTTCCCATCGCTCGAGTGGGAAGACGCAAAATCATGCTCACGGGACTGTTTGTTCTGACGGTGGCTCTTTTTGCCATGGGTATTCTGGGCTGTTTTACATCCCGGGGAACCAACTGGGCTACCGCAATCTTGCTATTTGTGTGGGTCGGCACGTACGACCTGTCCATTGGTCCTGGAGCTTTTGTGATTTACTCAGAGTCGTCGTCTGTGCGTCTGAGATCCAAAACCATCGCCATTGCCTCCGTCATTTCCTCGACAGTGACTCTTGTTTTCAACGTGGCTGTTCCATACATGTTGAACGAGGCTGAGGCCAACATGCGAGGACTTGTGGGGTTTGTGTATGGTCCGCTGTGTATACTGTCTCTGATCTGGGTCTATTTTCGTCTTCCGGAGCTCAAGGGGCTCAGTTATATGGAGATTGATCGGTTGTTTGAGGGCAAGAAGGTTGCTAAAAGATGGTGTCTAGGAATAGAGTGA
- a CDS encoding uncharacterized protein (Compare to YALI0A13937g, no similarity): protein MSLRKELAQRSLARSDYIYGTTLHPHEYERYLHELYYALTHHPTALTTRLAPNQLLQMFFNSFRITMDRNIRVMRTFFIDIFPSPFIQYSIHDMVRAVGWAVESFRKDPRTHLHALQVIQYHEADLASLIGVRPVLYPVPERSPEVVYQPEEQGVDILVGNPSEEYLDHLLQNDGDVQELEILLRCASLDS from the coding sequence ATGTCCCTCCGCAAAGAACTGGCTCAAAGATCCCTCGCTCGATCAGACTACATCTACGGCACCACCCTCCATCCCCATGAATACGAGCGGTATCTACACGAGTTGTATTACGCCCTGACCCATCATCCCACTGCTCTTACCACGAGATTGGCCCccaaccagctgctccagatgTTCTTCAACTCGTTTAGGATCACCATGGACAGAAACATCCGGGTCATGAGAACGTTCTTCATCGATATCTTCCCCTCGCCCTTCATTCAATACAGTATCCACGACATGGTAAGGGCGGTAGGATGGGCTGTGGAATCGTTCCGGAAAGATCCCAGAACCCATCTACACGCTCTCCAAGTCATCCAGTACCACGAGGCAGATCTGGCTTCACTCATCGGCGTGCGCCCTGTGCTGTATCCGGTACCCGAACGAAGTCCGGAAGTTGTGTATCAACCGGAGGAACAGGGAGTTGACATTTTGGTGGGAAATCCATCGGAGGAGTATTTGGATCACCTGCTTCAGAACGACGGAGACGTTCAGGAGTTGGAGATTCTACTTAGATGTGCCAGCTTGGACAGTTAA
- a CDS encoding uncharacterized protein (Compare to YALI0A14234g, weakly similar to uniprot|AAN15615 Arabidopsis thaliana Putative 4-coumarate:CoA ligase 2 and to uniprot|P38137 Saccharomyces cerevisiae YBR222c PCS60 AMP- binding protein peroxisomal): MIIHSTGTLPIFNGTVTDYLRTKPSYSSTDPAYIDVVTGNSISYSEVWKLADRLSSALYNDYGLTDAKPDENVGPVVMLHAVNSPLQASVHYALLDLGVTITPAAATYEAGDLAHQIKVCSPSLVICNQQFEPKVKSASSNTKLIFIEDLLKTQSSAPWKKFTTSNPNRVAYLGMSSGTSGLPKAVQQTHINMSSSTEAVISSQTMFSARKNVTAAIVPMTHVYGLTKFVFHSVAGSMTTVVFPKFSLVDLLEAQIKYKINILYLVPPVVLALAKDSRVQPYIKSICELTTLIATGAAPLPPTAGDALLERLTGNKEGNRDNGMDPLVLIQGYGLTETLQVSVFKPEDPERDLKTVGKLLPNTEVRIVGEKGDVPRSKWSFVTPPTGEIYIRGPHVTPGYFNNDSANSESFDGEWLKTGDIGYMDLEGRLTIVDRNKEMIKVNGRQVAPAEIESVLLGHPMVKDVAVIGVTNPDRGTESARAFLVTEARALPVIKQWFDRRVPSYKRLYGGIVVVDAIPKSASGKILRRVLRERKGDSVFGEYVEEVAKL; encoded by the coding sequence ATGATCATCCACAGCACCGGAACTCTGCCGATTTTCAACGGAACCGTGACCGACTACCTGCGAACAAAACCGTCCTACTCGTCGACAGATCCAGCCTACATTGACGTGGTCACAGGCAACTCAATCAGCTACTCCGAGGTCTGGAAACTGGCCGACCGACTCAGCTCCGCCCTGTACAACGACTACGGACTCACCGACGCCAAACCAGACGAGAATGTGGGCCCTGTCGTCATGCTACATGCAGTCAATTCGCCGCTACAGGCGTCTGTCCACTACGCTTTACTGGATCTGGGCGTAACAATCACCCCCGCAGCTGCCACCTACGAGGCGGGCGATCTCGCGCACCAAATCAAGGTCTGCAGCCCGTCGCTGGTCATCTGCAACCAGCAGTTCGAACCCAAGGTCAAAAGCGcctccagcaacaccaaGCTCATCTTCATTGAAGATCTGCTCAAAACCCAGTCGTCTGCCCCCTGGAAAAAGTTCACTacctccaaccccaaccgGGTCGCCTACCTGGGCATGTCCAGTGGCACCAGTGGACTCCCCAAGGCGGTCCAACAGACCCACATCAACATGTCGTCTTCCACCGAAGCCGTCATCTCCTCCCAGACCATGTTCAGCGCCCGAAAAAACGTGACCGCCGCAATTGTGCCCATGACCCACGTCTACGGACTCACCAAGTTTGTTTTCCACTCGGTCGCAGGCTCAATGACCACCGTTGTGTTCCCCAAGTTCTCCCTGGTGGACCTGCTGGAGGCCCAGATCAAGTACAAAATCAACATTCTGTATCTGGTCCCTCCAGTGGTGTTGGCTCTGGCTAAGGACAGCCGTGTACAGCCCTACATTAAGTCCATTTGCGAACTCACCACTCTGATCGCCACTGGAGCGGCTCCCCTTCCCCCTACTGCAGGAGACGCGCTTCTGGAGCGTCTTACGGGCAACAAAGAGGGCAACAGAGACAACGGAATGGATCCCTTGGTTCTCATCCAGGGCTACGGACTCACAGAGACTCTCCAGGTGTCTGTTTTCAAGCCCGAAGATCCCGAACGCGATCTCAAGACCGTGGGAAAACTGCTTCCCAACACGGAGGTGCGAATTGTGGGCGAAAAGGGCGATGTTCCGCGTTCCAAATGGTCGTTTGTGACTCCTCCAACCGGCGAAATCTACATCCGCGGCCCCCACGTGACTCCGGGTTACTTCAACAACGACTCGGCCAACTCTGAGTCGTTTGACGGCGAGTGGCTCAAGACCGGCGATATAGGATACATGGACCTGGAAGGACGACTCACCATTGTGGACCGAAACAAGGAGATGATCAAGGTCAACGGACGTCAGGTGGCTCCGGCTGAGATTGAATCtgtgctgctgggccatCCCATGGTAAAGGATGTCGCTGTCATTGGAGTCACCAATCCCGACCGAGGCACGGAGTCTGCTCGGGCGTTTCTTGTTACTGAAGCGCGAGCTCTCCCGGTGATTAAGCAGTGGTTTGACCGTCGAGTTCCCTCGTACAAGCGTCTTTACGGAGGcattgtggtggttgatgCTATCCCCAAGTCTGCCTCGGGCAAGATTCTGCGACGGGTtttgagagagagaaaggGAGACAGCGTTTTTGGAGAGTatgttgaggaggttgctAAGCTGTAG
- a CDS encoding uncharacterized protein (Compare to YALI0A14157g, similar to Saccharomyces cerevisiae YHR100C; ancestral locus Anc_5.403, weakly similar to uniprot|P38812 Saccharomyces cerevisiae YHR100c), whose amino-acid sequence MIVFCFCFYLLFLLLLFLSLFLLLFYFFRSKFDFNIHNPSTNTMVNGLNLSATLNTFKLLFNPSLIKPHVTVSNFSQLPVPIPGKNGAQIKAVILDKDNCFAVDGADHVFEQYHDKMDELKKQYPGKLQLLVVSNSAGTNDDTDFKDAQRVEQNTGLEVYRHAVKKPGCHEDLVAYLKKNKVIDQPSEVAVVGDRLLTDVVMANQIGGTGVWLSEGVEKSNKLPVRFERLLYNFMQ is encoded by the coding sequence ATGATTGTCTtctgtttttgtttttatttattatttttattattattattctTATCattatttttattattattttattttttcagATCAAAGTTCGACTTCAACATCCACAACCCTtcaacaaacacaatggtGAACGGCCTGAATCTCTCGGCAACGCTCAACACGTTCAAACTGCTGTTCAACCCGTCGCTGATCAAGccccacgtgaccgtcAGCAACTTCAGCCAGCTGCCGGTACCTATTCCCGGCAAAAACGGCGCCCAGATCAAGGCAGTCATTCTCGATAAAGACAACTGCTTTGCGGTGGACGGCGCAGATCACGTGTTTGAACAGTATCACGACAAGATGGACGAGCTCAAAAAGCAGTACCCGGGCAAactgcagctgctggttgtgTCCAACTCCGCCGGTACCAATGACGACACAGACTTCAAGGACGCCCAACGAGTGGAGCAAAACACCGGACTCGAGGTGTACAGACACGCGGTCAAAAAGCCGGGGTGCCACGAGGACCTGGTAGCATACCTGAAAAAGAACAAGGTCATTGATCAGCCATCCGAAGTGGCAGTGGTGGGAGATCGTCTGTTGACAGATGTGGTGATGGCTAACCAGATTGGAGGCACTGGAGTGTGGCTGAGTGAAGGAGTCGAGAAGAGCAACAAGCTGCCTGTCAGATTCGAGCGACTGCTGTACAATTTCATGCAGTAG
- a CDS encoding uncharacterized protein (Compare to YALI0A14069g, similar to uniprot|P38224 Saccharomyces cerevisiae YBR040W FIG1 required for efficient mating, similar to Saccharomyces cerevisiae FIG1 (YBR040W); ancestral locus Anc_3.242) produces the protein MFCAGVISKLPRFFILVFLVINIFLVTFIFMGCINKSASFSNVYLVEYSYNQDSVFFDAIKSSFKQSNATDLAYLKARSGFFGACATVSNATECVSRGNLTALEDMFPSLSITQSGTNSSALGLVQLATQFTGDIVHPSLPVVTLVLDVLVFVFVLWSIFAFIPGATQAGIMMMWTSICAFLTWSVCTIWFHVSTLVGTIFIESSSAGAVTSAVGGRIKGMIWTTFTFQLLIGLLAVWTTHKSSIQKAKKEADYEARAYAVKA, from the coding sequence ATGTTTTGCGCAGGCGTAATTTCCAAGTTGCCGAGATTCTTCATTCTGGTATTTCTCGTGATCAACATCTTTCTAGTcaccttcatcttcatggGTTGTATCAACAAGTCTGCGTCATTCTCCAACGTCTATCTTGTTGAATACTCCTACAACCAGGACTCGGTGTTTTTTGACGCCATCAAGAGCTCCTTCAAGCAGTCCAATGCAACCGACCTGGCTTACTTGAAAGCTCGGTCTGGCTTCTTCGGTGCATGTGCCACTGTTAGCAACGCTACCGAGTGTGTCTCTAGAGGCAACCTGACTGCCCTCGAAGACATGTTCCCCAGTCTGAGTATCACTCAGTCTGGTACCAACTCCTCTGCCCTAGGGCTTGTTCAGCTGGCTACCCAGTTCACAGGGGACATTGTTCATCCTAGCCTCCCAGTCGTCACTCTGGTGCTCGACGTTCTGGTTTTTGTCTTTGTCCTCTGGAGCATTTTCGCCTTTATTCCTGGAGCCACTCAAGCCGGTATCATGATGATGTGGACCTCTATCTGCGCTTTTCTCACCTGGAGTGTCTGTACCATTTGGTTCCATGTCTCCACGCTCGTGGGCACAATCTTCATTGAGAGCTCGAGTGCTGGAGCCGTCACCTCTGCCGTTGGAGGACGTATCAAGGGTATGATCTGGACCACCTTTACCTTCCAGTTGCTTATCGGTCTGTTGGCAGTATGGACTACACACAAGTCGTCGATTCAGAAAGCCAAGAAAGAGGCCGACTACGAAGCGCGTGCGTATGCCGTCAAGGCTTGA